The genomic stretch GGCGGGAATTGTCTCCCAGTAAGGTGTTAGGAACATTTTCGTCTATATGGTAGCTAAGATTAATCTCTTTTTGTTGAGTTTGTCCAGTGAGAAGGCTGCATACAGATTTCAAGTTATCTTCTAGCCCAAAGACACGTTCTTCTAGCTCTAACATTCCTGCTTCAATCTTAGAGAGATCGAGAATGTCATTAATTAGCGTCAAGAGAGCATCACTACTATATTGAATAGTCTGCACTAAATCCTGCTGTTCCTCCGTCAAAGTCGTCATTGACAGCAACTGGGTCATCCCCATCACCCCATTCATCGGAGTCCGAATTTCATGACTCATATTCGCAAGAAACTCACTCTTGGCTTTGGTGGCGGCTTCAGCATCTTCTTTTGCCTGAGCTAAAACAATCTCAGCAGCCTTGCGATCGGTAATATCGCGAATCAAACCCACTCTAATCCGTTTCTCTCCGTCTTGAATAAAGGATTCTGAGAGTAAGGCAGGGAATGAACCGCCCTGTGCTTTCTGCATCACAATCTCGGACTCGATCGCACAGTTTTGTCCCCGACATGGATCGCCTATATCGACCTTTAGGTCTGGTTGTCCCAAGATCTGCATGGTTTGTCCTATGAGGTCTTTGTCCTCAAGGTTACAAATTTGTTTAAGGGATTCATTAATAAACAGTAATTTCCCTTCTAGATCAGCAATATAAATGCTGTCTTTGGCACTTTGCATCGCATGATTGAGAATTCGTAACTGCTCCTCTGATTGCTTACGGACAATTACCTTCGATACAGTAGCAGGCAAAATTTTGAGGTACTTGAGTTCGGGGTCTTTAATCAAATAATCATAAGCACCTTCATTCATTACTTTGGCAGCAGTTTCCTCATCACCAGTCCCTGTAGCGATGATAAACGGGCAGTTTTTTGCCTTAAGCAGATCAAATAGTTCTAGCGATGTTCCATCCTTTAAGGAATGATCAAGGATGGCAATATCAAAGGAATGTTCCGCTAAAATACTCTTGGCTTCCGATAGAGAACGTGCTGCTACATAGTCATAGGGCAATCCCTCTTGCTTGACAATTCGGGCAAAAGCGAGGCGATCAATCTGATCATCCTCAACGAGGAGCACCCTGATCAGTGGAGATAGTGAGTCATTACAATCTGGGGTCAGCATTTTTACCTTGTCTTATGACATAGATAGAGGTATCCATTAGTGGTAGTCATGGTTAGGCAGTACAAAACACTACCTAACCCTAAAATTCTCTTTAGCTCTATACAATTGAGAGTGGAGACTCGCTCAAACTCCAGTATTGATATATTACCTTCAGATGTTCGACAAATTCAGGGTAGCTTAATGGTTTGACAATATATCCTGCTACACCTAATGCAAAACTTGCTAAACGGTCTTGCTCTTCTTGAGAAGTTGTGAAGACAACAACGGGAATAATCCGCCAATGGGGATCATTTTTAATAATTTGCAGAAATTCAATACCATTCATCCGTGGCATATTCAAATCCAGAAAGATGAGCGCTGGTTTCGGTTCTTTGGGGTCTCGTAAAAACTCTAGAGCTGCTTCACCATCATGCCTCACATAGAGTGGGTTATGGACATGAATTTCTTTTAACCCACGTTTGAGGGTCATGATATCAATGAGATCGTCTTCTACTAACAAAATCGGGTCGCAACTTCTCATTGTTTTAGCCTTAATCCTTAGTATGTATCAAGCAATCTGGGTATTGTGAAGAAGAACGTACTACCTTTACCATACTCTGAAGCTACCCAAATTTTACCACCATAAATTTCGATGATCTTCTTGACGATCGCTAGACCAACACCTGTACTTTCAGATGAGTCACGGGTAGTCAGCGTTTGAAAAATTTGAAAAATCTTATCAAAATGTCTTGCTTCAATGCCAAGCCCCGTATCGCTAACGTAAAATTCCCAGAAGCCCTGTCTTTCAGTATGACCCAGCCGAATTTTTCCCTCTGGCTTACCCATATACTTGACAGCATTACTTAGTAAATTTTGAAATACTTGTTGCATTTGCGTCTTGCCTGCGAACACCATTGGCAACTCTGTTTCGATCGCAATCTCTATGCCAACGGGCAGTGCAATTAGATCAATCACCTCTATAAGCAAATCTTGGAGATTGACGACACTTTTCTCTTCTTGCACCCTGCCTACACGGGAATATTGCAAAATGCCATCGATCAGGTCACTCATCCGTCGCACCCTTCCACCTAACAGATGCAACATCTCTTGTCCCTCTGAGTCAAGGCGATCGCCATAGTCCTGTTCTATCCAAGTGGCGATGGAAGCTATCCCCCTTAGAGGAGCCTTGAGATCATGGGAGACAATGTAGGCAAAGTCTTTGAGTTCTTGGTTAGCTGTGGCAAGCTCAGACATTAGTTCGAGTTGGCGGTTTTCAAACTGTTTGCGATCAATGGCATGGAGAATTGCTCGCTCCAATAAAATTGTGCTGAGCATATGTCCTTTTTCGAGATAGTCCGATGCGCCACTTTTCATCGCCTGTTGATCAATCTCGTGATCACCAAGTCCTGTGAGCAACACAATCGGCTTATTACATCCGATTTTAATTGCTTCTTGCAACAGTTCTAGACCATTCTCTTTCCCAAGACGATAATCGAGCAGATAGACATCATGCTGATTTTTGCTAATCTCTTGCAGTCCTAATTGAAAGTTGTCTACCCAGTCAAGCTGGAAATCAAACTGTTCTGCCTCAACTAAAAAGTCACGAGTAACAACATAGTCATCCTCGTCATCATCTACTAATAAAACTCTGCACTTTGCTCGCACCATAGTTTTTTGAATAGCTATAGCCCCATAAGTGAAGCAATAAAACCGAGAAGAGAGTTGCGGCGCTTTGCGCCGCAACTCTCTTCTCGGTTTTGGTTTTGTCTTAACATAACTGGCTACTACTATATCTCTGCTATTTCTAGTTTTTATCGGGCAATTCCACAATCTCAAACCAATATTTCCCAAGTGCTTTAATAATTTGCACCATAGACTCAAAGATCACGGGCTTGGCAATAAAGGAGCTGACACCAAGATCGTAAGTGCGGAGAATGTCCTCCTCAGCCTTTGATGTGGTCAACACCACTACAGGAATTTGTCTTAGTGCGGGATCGGACTTAATTTCTTTTAATGCTTCCCTGCCGTCTTTGCGGGGCATATTTAAATCCAACAAAATTAAACTGGGTCGTGGGGAAGTTTTGGGATCGTGATATTGACCACGATGCTGTAAATAATCCATCAGCTCTTCCCCATCACAAACAAAATGGAGATCGTTTGCAAGGCGATTTTCTTCTAGGGCATCTTGCATCAGCATCCGATCATCTTCATCGTCTTCAGCAACCAAAATTGTGACTGCT from Pseudanabaena sp. Chao 1811 encodes the following:
- a CDS encoding response regulator, with amino-acid sequence MRSCDPILLVEDDLIDIMTLKRGLKEIHVHNPLYVRHDGEAALEFLRDPKEPKPALIFLDLNMPRMNGIEFLQIIKNDPHWRIIPVVVFTTSQEEQDRLASFALGVAGYIVKPLSYPEFVEHLKVIYQYWSLSESPLSIV
- a CDS encoding hybrid sensor histidine kinase/response regulator; its protein translation is MVRAKCRVLLVDDDEDDYVVTRDFLVEAEQFDFQLDWVDNFQLGLQEISKNQHDVYLLDYRLGKENGLELLQEAIKIGCNKPIVLLTGLGDHEIDQQAMKSGASDYLEKGHMLSTILLERAILHAIDRKQFENRQLELMSELATANQELKDFAYIVSHDLKAPLRGIASIATWIEQDYGDRLDSEGQEMLHLLGGRVRRMSDLIDGILQYSRVGRVQEEKSVVNLQDLLIEVIDLIALPVGIEIAIETELPMVFAGKTQMQQVFQNLLSNAVKYMGKPEGKIRLGHTERQGFWEFYVSDTGLGIEARHFDKIFQIFQTLTTRDSSESTGVGLAIVKKIIEIYGGKIWVASEYGKGSTFFFTIPRLLDTY
- a CDS encoding response regulator is translated as MLTPDCNDSLSPLIRVLLVEDDQIDRLAFARIVKQEGLPYDYVAARSLSEAKSILAEHSFDIAILDHSLKDGTSLELFDLLKAKNCPFIIATGTGDEETAAKVMNEGAYDYLIKDPELKYLKILPATVSKVIVRKQSEEQLRILNHAMQSAKDSIYIADLEGKLLFINESLKQICNLEDKDLIGQTMQILGQPDLKVDIGDPCRGQNCAIESEIVMQKAQGGSFPALLSESFIQDGEKRIRVGLIRDITDRKAAEIVLAQAKEDAEAATKAKSEFLANMSHEIRTPMNGVMGMTQLLSMTTLTEEQQDLVQTIQYSSDALLTLINDILDLSKIEAGMLELEERVFGLEDNLKSVCSLLTGQTQQKEINLSYHIDENVPNTLLGDNSRLRQILLNLVGNAIKFTQQGNIAIAVSSQKHSQGKQELTFAITDTGIGIERNLLNKLFQPFTQADASISRKYGGTGLGLAICKRLVELMEGTIWVESLGNIGGNPPLNWVSNGNLAQGSAFYFRILMDAAELSSPFDSPYQRAKLAIATAEKSALKILVAEDNQVNQKLALFMFKKIGYNIDLASNGLEVLEQLNQKVYDVIFMDIQMPDMDGIATTKIIRLNYKSQPWIVAMTAHAVGEAREDCLEAGMNDYISKPIRIEELTTALLKITQTNAIA
- a CDS encoding response regulator: MTKKGKAVTILVAEDDEDDRMLMQDALEENRLANDLHFVCDGEELMDYLQHRGQYHDPKTSPRPSLILLDLNMPRKDGREALKEIKSDPALRQIPVVVLTTSKAEEDILRTYDLGVSSFIAKPVIFESMVQIIKALGKYWFEIVELPDKN